ttactacatttctgggtcctgaacatgtcagttgtgtttctgtctatgcacAGTCAGAAAGCCCccaaattcatcaaaaatatcttaatttgtgttccaaatatgaacaaaggtcttatgggtttggaacatgagggtgagtacttaatgacagaattttcatttttgggtcaactatccctaAACAAACATATACAAAAGATATATGTGTAAAGCAGATTCCCACCTATGTCAAGGACTCTCTGTTTGGCTGTGTGCTGACGGGTGTGCCAGTAGTTCCAGTGCTTTAGCTGCTCATCTCGACACTTCTCTTGTCCAAACACCACCATCACTACGCTCTGAGAGAGACAGTTGTGTTACATTGATTCTGATCCTTAATACCAATTACATTACACAGTCATAAGTGCTTGTCATAGTCACAGTAAAACTCACCCGCACTTTACTGATGGGATGGCGAAGGCCCTTGTTGGCCCCGGTCTCACTGAGAGTGATTCCGTAGAACTGACCTTTGTTCAGATAGATCATCGGCCCCTCGCCGGCCTTCTCACGGACCGAACGACTTGCTTCTATACTGTACTGGAACATGTCTCTACCAGAGGACAGAAAAACTGTTGTGTGAATGGAAATCAtaatagaaagaaaaacactttgggccagttttactaaaaccatgttttggcattaaaatagtactgtcaggatttatAAAAGATGCACAGTGACGAATTAGTGCTGAAAAGGCACGGACACGTTTATTTTTGCACCTGATCTTATTAAATCTGATCTTATTAAAAAGGAGTTCCCTTTCAGacacaaaatttatgggaggagagtatttaAAAAACTCACACAACGTGTTTTACTAACGCCATTAATTAACGccccaaaaaagcatgtcttaaactattttgcGCTGGAAATGACTGCAATTATTGTTGCTAGGAACAGAGAGTGCGTGGTAGAAAGATTTTTTTCCACACGTATTAATTAATTTGGAATGCCAGAAGCACACATTATCCAAACATATTGTTTGTcaagccatgttatttttaatttgctttagTAAATAAAAGACGACTTGAAACCCTCAACTAGGAGTCTCGCAATACCAGATCTATCAAAACCTTACACAACCCTTCATTTTTTCGTCTCTTTCCAACGTACTgtggcttatttatttattattacgtGCAGCCCTTGGTATATTGTGTTGGTCAATATGTAAACGAGATTTTGCgtctgtgttttttaatttgcgTGTTGTTAGTAAATCACCCGCTGTTTTGGAATTGCGCTCGTGCACTAATTTGCCCtatttagtaaaactggccttTTGTTTGTCTATATTTGTGGACAAAATAGCTATACCACCAAAGCAGGCAAAAATCAAGTCAAACATGGTTTTGGCACATATGCCAATGGTTCACATTCTTCATTATGAAATATGTATATTGGGACAAATAAAAAGTGACTTTTGATGCTATCAGTATCGGACTGATTAGTATAAGCCGAGACACTGCTGGCACTGTtagatttaaatatgcaaattaggcattgtttaatgaaatgtgcactaatttgcatacatttctagtataAAAAAACTACACcctggatgaagtcagtttcaaaattcttgtttaattttttttttgacatattagagtcaaatgtttttacagagggaattttgggtCTCTCATTTTTGttactccataattcagaaatacttagaacagacagaaaacaatatattttcccAATTTGGgggggggaataaaatgttgtatataatcaagcaaattatatatgaacaaatccatCTTTAAAAACCTTTAGGATATAGACATAATaggaaataaaattttaaagtttgCTGTGTGTAAGtgttactgaagtggagatttatggctcagtgtaggagaaaaaacacattttgataaaacagactttaaaaatatgtattataattgaaatctattgacacaaatagataaagtgctataaaagagacacttaacagtgtcctttggatattttttttccactagtctgaaaaaacacttaatgAAAAACCATGTCTCCCCTTAAGGCAATAAACCACAGCAATTTTACTAcagaatttaataattaaagaaagTCCACAGAGGAACAGTTCCTGTATTTGGGTTTTGCTATTAAATTTAAGAATGTGGTACTTCATCTGTTGCatagaaaatgttaaaattatgttttttaagtctTGGTTTATAATTTGAGGCACATAATACAGAGAATCTAGACAGAGCTTGATTTCCTACTGTGATTCAAATAGGTTTTCCTTCTAATCTGTTAGTGTTTACATTGCCAAATATATTGGCAAGTAtttgcagctttggtgagcataagagacaaaaaaaaaaaaaacgttttaaatcttacagaccctaaacttttgaatggtagtgtaaatgaaGATCAAGGATTTGGCATGTTGTACTTACATCCCGTGGGAGAAATCTTCTGCCCCTAGTGTGGTGGGCACCCTGTACTTCTGAAAAACACAAGTGTATGACAGAACATATCCCATATTACATATCATTCTCAATATGTACAATGAGTAGCTACTAGTGATTGTCATAAACCATTTTTAACTGACAGAAACCACAACATACACTGAGAGACACTTTACCATAGTGTCCTCAGGGTAGGAATCCTCAAAGGTGCTATCTGGTGTACTGCACTGTTCATCCTTCATGTATCCGTCATGGCTGACGCTCGCTGGATCCTGTAAAGGCTGATGGTAGGGCATGCGCTGATACTGAACTCCCTGCtgctggtggtggtggtggtggtggtggttgGAGAATGCCTGAGCATAAACCTCAGCCTTCACAGTGGCCACGACGCCCTCCTCAACCGGCACTGAACCGAACATGTCTTGTTTATTTTCTGCATTGTGCACATCAGTATTTAAGGACAGGTTGACAGGAAGTGACTTCAGGACCTGGATACGAGTCTCTGCAGACTCAAGGCCATCTTGACCCATCCGACTGAAAGAAAGTGTTTTCAAATAAGTTAGTCCAAATTATGCCAATTGGAACATGgacgttcattcattcattcattccctggaaataaagtttatggcctaaaatgaagaaatatttAAGATTCTAGATtcactaataagcaaaaatccTGCTGGATAACATCTATCACGAACATGTTCTAAAGTTTATGTTAATTCTTCAGCTCGACCTTTTACTCAAATTGTTATGCTTTTAACTtcaaatcaaaaatgttttcatttatgaaaAGGGAAAACAGATGCATTTTCACCCTTTTGGACCTCATTTGCATGTTAAACTGACCTCTTTTCATGATCTTCTGGAAGTTTGGGTACTGGTAAGAGCCTCTTCTCTTTAGGAacctaaataaaaagaaacagaataacttCCTGgcaatacattttcatatttgtacACCTACACCAGAGGCACAGTCATTTTCTTCTAACTGTTACAGATGATCTCTGACCTTATAGTAATCATAAAGGATTCCCAGTGCCGCCACACTGTCCTCATCTCCATTAATGCTCATCATGGCCTTGGTTGCAGCAGTCAACGGATTCTCCAAGTAAGATTTCCATGCCTCATCTTCACTCGTGAAGGCACGGCGTGATGGAATATTCATCTCATTTGGGACCACCACCACCAGACGcttactaaaaatattaatcaaagatAATTAGGAACAAATATGCATATAGAGTGTATTACCACAtatatatggacaaaaataaataataatattgtaaaacagtGTGGACAGACTTGATCCCGGTGATACCACCTCTCTCCATACCTTAGGGTTCATGAAGTTTACAAAGAGTTGGAGCATACAACTGAAATTCCCAGAACTATCCTTTTACATTTTCCACACAATTGCTTTTTTCTGTGGGACAATGGACTATATCCTGCTGGATATTGATACTACAGTGAGGAAGGGTTGCATGGGAGGGGCTGTACAAGGATGTTAGCTAATATAAGCCACCTGCCCAGGCCCACCGTTATAGATGTActacagcaaacacacacaaaccagaagagaaaaagaaatatatatacacataaaaaaaaaatgctacttCTTTGATTTTGCAATTTGTATAGTATATAGTGTAGAAACCATTACAATGGTGATCATATAAagacatattttataaaaataaataaataagtaattaaaaataaaacattacagtaaaatattgcgGTGTTCCACAGGGTTCTATACTAGGACCTTCTCTTCTCTTTTCGTTTTATGCTACCTTTAGGTTATGTAATAAAGCAATGctgaaattattatattattgaatacttctctttttttcaacAAACGAAACAAAAAACCGACCTGCTGCGATGACGTCACATAAAAAGATAAACGTCAAGAAATTCCAAACTTGTGGCGATAGAACGGACTTTAGTTTGCCGTTTCTTCTAAACCGTATTAGTGTTTACATTGGCGACTTACTTCTCCTCCTGAGCCATGTGCACTGCTGGGCTCCCACAGTGAAACTGGACTTTCAGGTCGGTGAAGATGCGGCAGGTGAGTCGCAGGGAACGGCTGAAAGAAAACTCGGACTACAGGTCAAACAACTTCTCGTATCCGACTCTCATTACAGCATCCTCCGTCTGTTCCGCACAAAGGAGAGCAGCCAAACATTCAGGATCAAGCGGAAAATTGTGTTAAATCTGGGAAGTCTCAAGGTGACTGTTATTGTGAGCAAGCAAAGGTGCGCTCTCATTACCTGGAGGCGGGGACGAGCCAGCCAATAGCCGCGCAGCGGCTTTGATGCGGCCACGGCGATTGGCTGTAGAGCACAAAGAAGGCGTGGCAGCCACCTGCACGCTTCCACTGTTAAAACATGCTTAATAAAATAGAGAATTACGTTCTGTTCGTGGGAGTTTTTCATAGATTGCGCAAAGAGATATTATTCGAGAGGCGTGTTTTATGGGAAATGTTTAAATACTGCTAATCTCTAAGTAACctatatataaatctcaaaatctaacgtttattattattattattattattattattattattattattaaaaaacagagCAGTTTGCTATATTTAACCAAATTagtataataatgaaatatgacTTTTGTTTCCATTGAGTTTCTCTTGTTGGGAAAGGTTGTTTGTTCACTTTTAGCCCTCTGTCTGAGCCTATCCAAATACAGGTATTGTTGACTAGCAGACTCCTATTTGTTTGTTAGGGCTGCAAATAAAAGTGTCTGTTAGACTAACAGGTGTGGCTCTATTTTAAAAGCTTCAGATGTGCTCTTTCTTTGCTCGCATATAGGATTTGGCTGGCCTGGGTTGAGCTCCAGCACTAGCTGTTCTTCAAATGAACTTTGAACATACATAAACTTGTAATAATTTCAGTGAGTGCTAACGTGTACGTGATGTATCAGACATGAAGATGGCAGGCTTCAACAAGACTATAGCGGTCAGGTGAAATCTACTAATGACCTGTAGTTATCAGTCATGGGAACAGAAACTGACACCTGAGtgctgaaaaataatatttcataatttgctCCAACATAAAGACTTACGGACAAAGGCACATAAAAAACTCTTTATCAGTCTGAATTTGTAAATTGcttgtcttgttctgtcatgattttttttttaaacccattcAGTTCTACTTGATCTGCATCCTTATCAGACTTCATGGGACATTTCACAAGAGGTGTGGCATGCATGAGtactcaaaagaaaaataacctGTTTTGACCTGGAGAAGGGCTTCAGCTTCTACCCGTCTGACAGGTAACGATTCTGCATTGTTAGCAAAATGTGACAGTAAGTtatacatcacacacacactcacactgaaGTGACACATTTTACCAGTTGTACCAGTCCAAACTCTGTATATAACTGTCCTCGTATAATTTAAGTATTCTCATGTTGGGTGTCTCTTAATATTAGGAAATTCAATGAAGAAAATCTTTTCTCATGCACCaccttttaaaaacagttatggTTGCAAATGCTCAGTCACTTGCATACATAACATATTGAATGCAATTTGATGGGAAAATATCAACCAGCAATTCAGGACTAATCCTGCTGACTCACATGATTCACATGATGTCATCTCTCGCCTGAGCATGAGAACAAGGCCCGCCCCAATCTACTGCTACAGAAACCAGAAAACTTCACAACAACAGTCAACATTTTGAAATGGTATCAGTCTCTATTACGACACTTCACtccacttaatttttttatatttaagtttatatatgtaagttgtatgttttaaaaaaaaaaaaagcagttttattttcaacttaaacgttttaaatttatttcactACTCAttactttttgtaaaaatgtaggctactagcaatttctgaggaaattttgttttaaagtaaatcctacttttttttcagtgtacaggtgtatgtatgtacagtataaagCTCTTAAATGCTCTGATTACACAACAGTTATATTTTAAGGAATGTTTCTCATGTACTGGGTAGGTGTGGAAATTTCAGATTTGTTTCACCGCCTATCTAATCTTACAGCACCACAAAGACAGTGATATAGAGTTGCCCAGAGCACCACCAAGAGTGTCAGACGTGTGTAAGATTTCCTCACTGAAGCCCCTGGGCTGGGCAGGACCTTCAAACAGCACTCACAACATCGGGAAGAATAAAAAGCTTTCCAAGTGATGCAATTATAAATCAAACATTAGGAGATGTATTTTCAGGGAACATTTTGTAGCAATAATTGTAACACCAATATCCAGTtactgagagagagaaatatgTTAGAATACATTACTATACAAAAGTCAGATTAGTTAGGGTTCTTaattcacttttcattcattcacacgTTATGCTTAAACTcaagcatgaaaaaaaacaaaaaaactcaagCATGTAAACAAAATGATTCACCTCAAATAATTCACCAGAAGTAAGCTGACATCTTGTGGCAAAAGCAGGTACTACAACATAAAACCAATTCGGTGTTTGCAAACAGCGATGACGTAtctttgtgggcggagcctacaTGGTAgcagaaaatgacaaaatttgaagcggcagtctatggaagccatgaaataaaggaataaaaaaataaaaaaaaggtaaatttgagtttatatttcaaaattatgactttattctcacaattctgataagaaaaatcaacttgtCATTCTCTCATTTCCCCTCGGTTCAGAATCATGAGTTTatccacacttctggcttttcccctcagaattgaggGAAGTCGCTATTGCTGAGTTAAATCGATTATAAAGTGTCAAAACAGTCAGTTTTAAAATAGGTTCAAATGGGGTCTTtgactaatataatataattatatatgaagagtATTCCATCTAAAAATGATTtgatgaccctggaccacaaaaccttgcCTCTCAATAAGTACCAGTTCTTACATAGAAACTAATAGCAAATTATACGTCAATGCAtcaaaatacttttacttcaaactcactaaatttcAGTAGCCAGATATATTTGTTTTGCAATAACTaaaaatatgtgaatattatgtaggtAGAACTATTGTTtgaatcaaatttatgctttaaaagtcaaaatgatcattttttctttttaatgccaaaaatcattacttagatatttagtaaatgttgtactgtaaatatattaaaacttaatttttgattactaagaacgtcatttggacatttttttttttttttttttgactatcagattccagattttcaaatagttgtttctcagccaaatattgccctatcctaacaaactacaCTAGcaaacatttgaagtggatcaaaacctttcatcaaagttgtccca
The sequence above is drawn from the Labeo rohita strain BAU-BD-2019 chromosome 16, IGBB_LRoh.1.0, whole genome shotgun sequence genome and encodes:
- the grhl2a gene encoding grainyhead-like transcription factor 2a isoform X2, which codes for MNIPSRRAFTSEDEAWKSYLENPLTAATKAMMSINGDEDSVAALGILYDYYKVPKEKRLLPVPKLPEDHEKSRMGQDGLESAETRIQVLKSLPVNLSLNTDVHNAENKQDMFGSVPVEEGVVATVKAEVYAQAFSNHHHHHHHQQQGVQYQRMPYHQPLQDPASVSHDGYMKDEQCSTPDSTFEDSYPEDTMKYRVPTTLGAEDFSHGIDMFQYSIEASRSVREKAGEGPMIYLNKGQFYGITLSETGANKGLRHPISKVRSVVMVVFGQEKCRDEQLKHWNYWHTRQHTAKQRVLDIADYKESFSTIGNIEEIAYNAVSFTWDVNEEAKVFITVNCLSTDFSSQKGVKGLPLMIQIDTYSYNNRSNRPIHRAYSQIKVFCDKGAERKIRDEEKKQLRKKVKGQAVGNQGHDGKRGSFSTLAQKRPDITLFKTMTDLESQPVLFIPDVHLNNLQRAGQVFSFGVEEMESDGVAMKRPFRSSEDDNPPPAKYSREEKRVLLYVRRETDEVFDALMLRSPTLKSLLEAISGKYSIPVEKMTKIYKKSKKGILVNMDDNIIEHYCNEDTFILSIENQADCFRVTLTEI
- the grhl2a gene encoding grainyhead-like transcription factor 2a isoform X1 yields the protein MAQEENKRLVVVVPNEMNIPSRRAFTSEDEAWKSYLENPLTAATKAMMSINGDEDSVAALGILYDYYKVPKEKRLLPVPKLPEDHEKSRMGQDGLESAETRIQVLKSLPVNLSLNTDVHNAENKQDMFGSVPVEEGVVATVKAEVYAQAFSNHHHHHHHQQQGVQYQRMPYHQPLQDPASVSHDGYMKDEQCSTPDSTFEDSYPEDTMKYRVPTTLGAEDFSHGIDMFQYSIEASRSVREKAGEGPMIYLNKGQFYGITLSETGANKGLRHPISKVRSVVMVVFGQEKCRDEQLKHWNYWHTRQHTAKQRVLDIADYKESFSTIGNIEEIAYNAVSFTWDVNEEAKVFITVNCLSTDFSSQKGVKGLPLMIQIDTYSYNNRSNRPIHRAYSQIKVFCDKGAERKIRDEEKKQLRKKVKGQAVGNQGHDGKRGSFSTLAQKRPDITLFKTMTDLESQPVLFIPDVHLNNLQRAGQVFSFGVEEMESDGVAMKRPFRSSEDDNPPPAKYSREEKRVLLYVRRETDEVFDALMLRSPTLKSLLEAISGKYSIPVEKMTKIYKKSKKGILVNMDDNIIEHYCNEDTFILSIENQADCFRVTLTEI